One Corynebacterium uterequi DNA segment encodes these proteins:
- the pheA gene encoding prephenate dehydratase yields the protein MSTTVAYLGPEGTFTEAALLAFAGAGAFGVDRAGLHPAPVASPAAALDAVRSAQADFAVVAIENSVDGAVTTTYDALVDGDRDVQIFYEHELEIAFSIMARPGTTPEQVRRFATHPVGHQQVRHWLAEHLPSAEFVPASSNAAAAKMVADGEADAAAAPARAAELFGLEQLATGVADSRGARTRFVVVGRRGRPTPRTGNDTTSVVFTLAHQPGTLVAALQDFAVRGVDLTRIASRPTRRSYGTYLFYVDVAGHIDDTPVAEALRALWMRAEDVFFLGSWPSATPKPSGGAADLELVDRAAAWVEAAQRGERG from the coding sequence TTCGGCGTTGATCGCGCCGGGCTTCATCCGGCGCCGGTGGCCAGCCCGGCTGCGGCGCTCGACGCGGTGCGCAGCGCGCAAGCCGACTTCGCCGTCGTCGCCATCGAGAACTCCGTCGACGGCGCGGTGACCACCACCTACGACGCGCTGGTCGACGGCGACCGCGACGTGCAGATCTTCTACGAGCACGAGCTGGAGATCGCGTTTTCCATCATGGCCCGCCCGGGCACCACGCCGGAGCAGGTACGTCGTTTCGCCACCCACCCGGTAGGCCACCAGCAGGTCCGCCACTGGCTCGCCGAACACCTGCCGTCGGCGGAGTTCGTGCCGGCGTCGTCGAACGCCGCCGCCGCGAAGATGGTCGCCGACGGTGAGGCGGACGCCGCCGCCGCCCCGGCCCGCGCCGCGGAACTGTTCGGATTGGAGCAGCTGGCTACCGGGGTGGCGGATAGCCGAGGGGCGCGCACCCGCTTCGTCGTGGTGGGCCGCCGGGGCCGCCCGACGCCGAGGACCGGCAACGACACGACGTCGGTCGTGTTCACCCTCGCGCACCAGCCGGGCACGCTCGTGGCTGCGCTGCAGGACTTCGCCGTGCGCGGGGTGGACCTCACCCGGATCGCCTCCCGGCCCACCCGGCGTTCGTACGGCACCTACCTGTTTTATGTCGACGTCGCCGGGCACATCGACGACACCCCCGTCGCCGAGGCGCTGCGAGCACTGTGGATGCGGGCGGAGGATGTGTTCTTCCTCGGCTCGTGGCCCTCGGCTACCCCGAAACCGTCTGGTGGGGCAGCGGACTTAGAGCTCGTGGACCGGGCCGCGGCGTGGGTGGAAGCAGCTCAGCGAGGAGAGCGAGGTTAG